The proteins below are encoded in one region of Antennarius striatus isolate MH-2024 chromosome 7, ASM4005453v1, whole genome shotgun sequence:
- the pde4dip gene encoding myomegalin isoform X12, with protein sequence MSSLAEVEVQRRRELQREMEERMEERMEERMEERMEERMEERMEERMQSGDVTLDHNDGLIDQLTQQNQSLCFRVDEQTEVLFGSSPLQKERRVEQRKPAFCSCGRSSAAQQDRLRPLWAKIRTGEIRNQELQERLDLVELELRSAREEAEQREMEVQKISAEARSNEAQASDLRQVVEEQNQMLCSLKEIADRSQLQASGSDVVRRHGDVLVLQASLFRAQLELQAGERAQLQAARTLEDQNRLLQRLEDNLQVALQRRRETETHNRELQRLLEEVRTALLEREELLREANQERRGREAETESTITELKTRLQTKEQLIQDFLLLQDENRDALVQKLRQRIRERDRALERTLDDRFEWAEQKEAESRRLQLLLREQDRDLERQRCVLANNQETISSLEVLLRGRALEAEQLSDAWRSVQRQQQDGEERQSHALRERDAIIRRLQGALQASTQEAQDLRCSLQVQSAPTSVLEQLKLHLQLKDRLFQEILADQASWAQEHQDQVQVLLRTISCRDQYIQESAGRVGEVMEEQTGRLQELRRQLSFRTGSKVDSGSELELQEELQAAQEELRLALRREKQNQELSRSQAAREENLRRTLSEKEEVIRDLHRQLVAPPDLPLVERLTQEVQELRESLVQHTRVPGPDRPECGEPSPEDEDEADGSVSSDEDESELKARSEARTQDYVAGCPAGSFEGQGLMEVQQLVEQKKVVERELGGLKAQLEKAGFSSLSEMRKVLLSLQEETRELKHQLTDGRHGDREEELDVPIEGMEEEEEDEVEQWEVSLPQRKKRADELQPRPSSPVAIATNPLQPAMSGLAFPVPQDHQDHREPRGAAVQQDSKADLQDPGYETCGRSENEAERDDTSSPEFDDLEMCTSLDCGSQWWPSVNSSSAFNKGSAQSSAQNSAHGDASLRRLVEDLRSQLTRSQAVIRGLQSRLRSLSTSSDLDPPATRKVNWFQSPPQSGTEEDEGWQSSDGGLLGSSSQSDSGLQELASRVNALEDQLRSGGAKSVSGDRKCGPWPGKVDALIQAQARELSHLRQRLKEGRGLCSILSQHLGETTKAFEELLRANDVDFYMGQSFREQLAQSGALAQRVGAKISSTGDPPEEQEEKTELLAIRLSKELQQKDKVIESLRAKLNLHHHPHCSDTPSGSHALSDTTDQSDRISYVSDERGSTNDNLEMCSEVDAASELAQKDSTERLSPCGTGSRHLSVPPSLSSSHTPLSWLSCPSMHCTSSPPNAAAMGQTVPDSSSVHFPPSFFSTQGAPLPPNPHPTAPRSRYQGNEGVGFSLAEVHQELQTLQRQLGDAAGFSSPQSRHIQGHPDSTHPRLSLHGFQPSISTGSSTLKAGNPLLGSSALWDLSYGGRPLRLGADLSSGSSGYQSGPSHTGSDLMMEHLKEIRGLRQRLDDSIRTNDRLRQQLEEKLACSTADKGAPTNIYIQGLDSVGRLSSDMRLLKEENLSLQERLKEAREGSKEAEQLRQAALVQRASLKEAELKAERWAGQIRDLQAEAESHNREINQLKKERLRNQEDVKRLQHEVSVLQQQLCESRHLVHALQCELQVYQREGGASSDSAGQTCTAVTFDSSRLDPHPGARRRIFSGAAGHHGNVPPLSSDCSSVPSSPEADSAPQGWDATTSTRHGRHAVGRLDAFTALQQQIQEGGDLLGKMEAALCSPSVHPGSVRTLLSDLRTLGTVLQEAGSQLRAFWIEGEAEQARPISSEVATLRLRLLEQERALRDAMERLRSSNRTKDHMENFIVSQLSRTQDVLRRAKTNLQVNQLRISSLCHAPSSSSSSSFSSSSGKGENSGACHGPGIMTTTFIPSTSIVLGVAH encoded by the exons ATGTCCTCATTGGCGGAAGTGGAGGTTCAGCGCCGTCGGGAGctgcagagagagatggaggagaggatggaggagaggatggaggagaggatggaggagaggatggaggagaggatggaggagaggatggaggagaggatgcagTCGGGTGACGTCACCCTGGACCACAACGACGG GCTGATTGATCAGCTGACTCAGCAGAACCAGTCACTGTGTTTCCGGGTCGATGAGCAGACAGAGGTTCTCTTtggttcctctcctctccagaaGGAAAGACGAGTAGAACAG AGGAAGCCGGCGTTCTGCTCCTGTGGTCGTTCCTCCGCCGCTCAGCAGGACCGGCTCCGCCCCCTGTGGGCCAAGATCAGGACAGGCGAGATCAGGAACCAG gagctgcaggagcgaCTCGACctggtggagctggagctgcgATCGGCCCGCGAGGAGGCGGAGCAACGGGAGATGGAGGTCCAGAAGATCAGCGCTGAGGCCCGGTCCAATGAGGCGCAG GCATCAGATCTCCGTCAGGTGGTtgaagaacagaaccagatgTTGTGTTCCCTCAAAGAGATCGCAGACCGCAGTCAGCTGCAG GCGTCCGGCTCCGATGTGGTCCGTCGTCATGGCGATGTGCTGGTTCTGCAGGCGTCCCTCTTCAGGGCTCAGCTGGAGCTGCAGGCGGGTGAACGGGCTCAGCTGCAGGCGGCCAGAACCCTGGAGGACCAGAACCGCCTCCTGCAGCGGCTGGAGGACAACCTGCAGGTGGCGCTGCAGCGCCGCAGGGAGACGGAGACACACAACCGg GAGCTGCAGCGGCTTCTGGAGGAGGTCCGGACCGCCCTCCTGGAGAGGGAGGAGCTACTGAGGGAGGCCAATCAGGAGAGACGGGGGAGGGAGGCGGAGACAGAGAGCACCATTACGGAGCTGAAGACACGCCTCCAGACCAAAGAGCAGCTGATCCAG GACTTCCTGCTGCTCCAGGACGAGAACAGAGACGCTCTGGTTCAGAAACTCCGCCAGcgaatcagagagagagaccgaGCTCTGGAG cggACGCTGGACGACAGGTTCGAGTGGGCGGAGCAAAAGGAGGCGGAGTCTCGCcgcctgcagctgctgctaaGGGAGCAGGACAGAGACCTGGAGCGGCAGCGCTGCGTCCTGGCCAACAACCAGGAAACCATCTCC AGCCTGGAGGTGCTGCTGCGGGGGCGGGCCCTGGAGGCGGAGCAACTGAGCGACGCCTGGAGGAGCGTCCAACGGCAGCAGCAGGACGGCGAGGAGAGACAGAGCCACGCCCTCCGGGAGCGAGACGCCATCATCCGAAggctgcagggggcgctgcaggcCAGCACGCAGGAAGCCCAg gacCTGCGCTGCTCCCTCCAGGTCCAATCAGCTCCCACCAGCGTGTTGGAGCAGCTGaagctccacctccagctgaAGGATCGTCTCTTCCAGGAGATCCTGGCTGATCAGGCCAGCTGGGCCCAGGAGCACCAGGACCAGGTCCAGGTTCTGCTCAGAACCATCAGCTGCAGGGACCAGTACATACAG GAGTCAGCCGGTCGGGTCGGGGAGGTGATGGAGGAGCAGACGGGGAGGCTTCAGGAGCTCCGCAGGCAGCTGAGCTTCAGGACCGGGTCCAAGGTGGACTCTGGGTCGGAGCTcgagctgcaggaggagctgcaggctgCGCAGGAGGAGCTGCGTCTGGCTCTCAGGAGGGAGAAGCAGAACCAGGAGCTGAGCAGGAGTCAAGCTGCCAGAGAGGAGAACCTCAGGAGAACCCTGAGCGAGAAGGAGGAGGTGATCAGG GACCTCCACAGGCAGCTGGTGGCCCCCCCAGACCTTCCTCTGGTGGAACGGTTGACCCAGGAGGTCCAGGAGCTGAGGGAGAGCCTGGTCCAGCATACCCGGGTCCCGGGTCCGGACCGGCCTGAGTGTGGAG AACCGAGCccagaggatgaagacgaggctGACGGGTCTGTGAGCAGCGATGAAGACGAGTCCGAGCTGAAGGCCCGGTCTGAGGCCAGAACTCAG GACTATGTAGCTGGGTGCCCGGCGGGGTCGTTTGAAGGTCAGGGCCTGATGGAGGTCCAACAGCTGGTGGAGCAGAAGAAGGTGGTGGAGCGGGAGCTGGGGGGCCTGAAGGCCCAGCTGGAGAAGGCCGGGTTCTCCTCCCTGTCAGAGAtgag GAAAGTTCTGCTCAGCCTACAAGAAGAAACCCGAGAGCTGAAGCATCAGCTGACTGACGGTCGGCACGGCGACCGGGAGGAGGAGCTAGATGTGCCCATAGAggggatggaggaagaggaagaggatgaggtggagcagtgggaggtgtctcttcctcagaggaagaagagggccGACGAGcttcagccccgcccctcctcaCCAGTAGCCATAGCAACCAATCCCCTCCAACCGGCGATGTCTGGATTGGCTTTCCCGGTTCcacaggaccaccaggaccaccgaGAGCCGA GGGGGGCGGCGGTCCAGCAGGACAGCAAGGCGGACCTGCAGGACCCCGGTTATGAAACCTGTGGGCGCAGCGAGAACGAAGCTGAGAGGGACGACACCAGCAGCCCAG AGTTCGATGACCTGGAGATGTGCACGTCTCTGGACTGTGGTTCTCAGTGGTGGCCCAGCGTCAACAGCAGCTCCGCCTTCAATAAAGGCTCCGCCCAAAGCTCCGCCCAGAACTCCGCCCACGGAGACGCCTCCCTCCGGCGTCTGGTGGAGGACCTCCGCTCCCAGCTGACCCGCTCTCAGGCGGTGATCCGGGGGCTGCAGAGCCGCCTCCGTTCTCTGTCCACCTCCAGCGACCTGGACCCCCCCGCGACTCGGAAGGTGAACTGGTTCCAGTCGCCCCCCCAGAGCGGGACGGAGGAAGACGAGGGCTGGCAGTCGTCAGACGGGGGGCTCCTGGGGTCGTCCTCTCAGTCGGACAGCGGCCTGCAGGAGCTGGCGTCCCGCGTGAACGCCCTGGAGGACCAGCTGAGGAGCGGGGGGGCGAAGAGCGTCAGCGGGGACAGGAAGTGTGGCCCCTGGCCGGG gaAGGTTGATGCTCTGATCCAGGCCCAGGCCAGGGAACTCTCCCACCTGCGCCAGCGCCTcaaggaggggcggggcttgtgcAGCATCCTGTCCCAGCACCTGGGAGAAACCACCAAGGCCTTCGAGGAGCTGCTGAGGGCCAACGACGTGGACTTCTACATGGGCCAGAGCTTCAGGGAGCAGCTGGCTCAGAGCGGCGCTCTGGCCCAGCGGGTCGGCGCCAAGATCAGCAGCA CAGGAGATCCAccagaggagcaggaagagaagaCGGAACTGCTCGCCAtccg ACTCAGTAAGGAGCTACAGCAGAAGGACAAGGTCATCGAGTCTCTGCGGGCTAAACTCAACCTGCACCATCACCCTCATTGCTCTGACACGCCCAGCGGTAGCCACGCCCTCTCTGAcacaaccgaccaatcagatcgCATCTCCTATGTATCCGATGAGCGTGGATCCACCAATGACAACTTGGAGATGTGCTCTGAGGTGGACGCTGCCAGCGAGCTCGCTCAGAAGGACAGCACAG AGCGCCTCTCTCCTTGTGGCACCGGGTCACGTCACCTGTCTGTCCCTCCATCCCTCAGTTCATCTCACACACCCCTGTCATGGCTCAGctgtcccagcatgcattgcaCCAGCTCGCCCCCCAACGCTGCAGCCATGGGTCAGACAG TTCCAGACTCTAGCTCCGTCCACTTCCCCCCATCCTTCTTCTCCACCCAGGGGGCACCTTTGCCCCCCAATCCTCACCCCACAGCCCCCCGATCCCGTTACCAAGGCAACGAGGGAGTGGGTTTCTCTCTGGCTGAGGTTCACCAGGAGCTGCAGACATTACAGAGGCAGCTGGGAGACGCTGCTG GGTTCTCCAGTCCTCAGTCCAGACACATTCAGGGTCACCCTGACTCCACCCACCCCCGTCTGTCTCTCCATGGATTCCAGCCGTCAATCAGCACTGGCAGCTCTACTCTGAAGGCCGGGAACCCCCTGCTGGGGAGCAGTGCATTATGGGACCTGTCCTACGGCGGTCGACCACTCAGACTGGGAGCCGACCTCTCCTCGGGGTCCTCGGGGTACCAGTCGGGCCCCAGCCACACAG GCTCAGACTTGATGATGGAGCACCTGAAGGAGATCCGGGGTCTCAGGCAGCGACTGGACGACTCCATCCGGACCAACGATCGCCTccggcagcagctggaggagaagttGGCCTGCTCCACCGCCGACAAAG GTGCGCCAACCAACATCTACATCCAGGGTCTGGACTCGGTGGGCCGGCTCTCCAGTGACATGAGACTCCTGAAGGAGGAGAACCTCAGCCTGCAGGAGCGTCTGAAGGAGGCCAGAG AGGGCAGTAAGGAGGCGGAGCAGCTGAGGCAGGCAGCGCTTGTCCAGCGGGCCAGTCTAAAGGAGGCGGAGCTGAAGGCGGAAAGGTGGGCGGGGCAAATCAGAGATCTGCAAGCAGAGGCTGAATCTCACAACCGAGAGATAAACCAGCTGAAAAAGGAGCGACTGAGGAACCAGGAGGACGTCAAGAG ACTCCAGCATGAGGTGAGCgttctccagcagcagctgtgtgaaAGCCGCCATCTGGTCCATGCCCTTCAGTGCGAGCTGCAGGTGTATCAAAGAGAGGGCGGAGCCAGCTCAGACTCAG CAGGTCAGACCTGCACCGCTGTGACCTTTGACTCCAGTCGGCTGGATCCACACCCTGGAGCCAGGAGGCGGATCTTCAGTGGAGCCGCCGGTCACCATGGAAATGTCCCACCCCTGTCATCCGATTGCTCCTCTGTTCCCTCCTCCCCTGAAGCCGACTCCGCCCCTCAGGGTTGGGATGCCACAACCTCCACGCGTCATGGACGCCACGCTGTTGGTCGCCTTGACGCCTTCACcgctctgcagcagcagatccAAGAGGGTGGCGACCTTCTGGGAAAGATGGAGGCCGCTTTGTGTTCGCCGAGCGTCCACCCGGGTTCTGTCAGGACACTGCTGTCAGACTTGAGAACCCTGGGTACCGTCTTGCAGGAGGCTGGCTCTCAGCTCCGGGCATTCTGGATCGAAGGGGAAGCAGAGCAG GCCCGGCCAATCAGCAGCGAGGTGGCGACGCTCCGTCTGAGGCTATTGGAACAGGAACGGGCTCTAAGGGACGCCATGGAGAGACTGAGGAGCTCCAACCGCACCAAAGACCACATGGAGAACTTCATCGTGAGCCAGT tatCCAGAACTCAGGACGTGTTGAGGAGAGCCAAGACCAACCTCCAG GTGAACCAGCTCAGGATTTCCTCCCTTTGCCAcgccccttcctcctcctcctcttcctccttttcttcttcctctggtaAAG GTGAGAACTCAGGAGCCTGTCACGGTCCCGGCATCATGACGACGACCTTCatcccctccacctccatcgtCCTGGGCGTGGCTCACTAG